A section of the Castanea sativa cultivar Marrone di Chiusa Pesio chromosome 12, ASM4071231v1 genome encodes:
- the LOC142620771 gene encoding auxin-induced in root cultures protein 12-like, which yields MARLCFTLVILALALLVSQSDQSLTCTSQRFTNKNVYTNCTDLSYLNAYLHWTYNTTNSTLSIAFTAPPSKPDGWVSWSINPVKPSMISAQALLAFKHKDNITINTYNVTSYDDATKWGTKLSYEVWDLSAEESNGNITIFGKWKLPENTKMVNQIWQVGPGITDKGLPLSHDKNLDNLKAKGMLQLVGTQSGAAPSPSPSPAGPVPGVPAPAPAGKKKSASTRIGGRISACFYMGLVVILGSLIVF from the exons ATGGCAAGGCTTTGTTTTACATTGGTGATCTTAGCATTGGCTTTACTGGTTTCACAAAGTGATCAGTCACTAACCTGCACATCACAAAGATTCACAAACAAGAATGTGTACACAAACTGCACTGATCTTTCATACCTAAATGCCTACCTTCACTGGACATACAACACTACCAATTCCACATTGTCCATTGCTTTCACAGCCCCACCATCAAAGCCAGATGGTTGGGTTTCATGGTCCATAAATCCAGTAAAGCCCTCCATGATTTCGGCCCAGGCCTTATTAGCCttcaaacacaaagacaacataACCATCAACACCTACAACGTAACTTCTTATGACGATGCAACTAAGTGGGGGACCAAGCTGTCATACGAGGTTTGGGACTTAAGCGCCGAGGAAAGCAATGGAAACATCACAATCTTCGGGAAATGGAAGCTCCCAGAGAACACTAAGATG GTGAACCAAATTTGGCAAGTTGGTCCAGGCATAACCGATAAAGGATTGCCACTTTCCCATGACAAGAATCTAGATAATTTAAAGGCCAAAGGGATGCTTCAGCTGGTGGGGACACAGAGTGGTGCtgctccttctccttctccttctcctgcTGGTCCTGTGCCTGGTGTTCCTGCTCCTGCACCAGCTGGTAAAAAGAAAAGTGCGAGTACAAGAATTGGAGGGAGAATCAGTGCTTGTTTTTACATGGGGTTGGTTGTGATTCTTGGGAGTTTGATTGTTTTCTAA
- the LOC142619311 gene encoding cytochrome b561 and DOMON domain-containing protein At3g25290: MESHQSSVILLLLSLCSLLLISPSHSQTCTSQTFTNNALYSKCLDLPHLSSYLHWTYNTTNTSLSIAFIAQPAGTNGWVCWAINPNGTGMVGSQALIAFKSSGAMTVKTYDITAIGPITESKISFEVWDLSAEESGGTITLFAKLKLSGKSDIVNQVWQVGPSVTGGVPDSHAMGADNKASFSNLNLTAGQTSSTGGLDSRTKNRNIHGVLNVVSWGILFPVGAIIARYLRTFESADPAWFYLHAFCQVSAYAIGVAGWATGLKLGGQSQGIIYTHHRNIGIALFCLATVQIFALFLRPKKDHKYRFYWNIYHHGIGYTIIILGIVNLFKGYDILQPEKKWKSAYIIVLIVLGAISLLLEAITWVVVLRRKSSKSTKPHDGYNNGEDRQ, from the exons ATGGAGTCTCATCAATCCTCtgtgattcttcttcttctcagcCTCTGTTCTCTCCTCCTAATCTCACCATCTCACTCTCAAACCTGTACCTCCCAAACCTTCACCAACAACGCTCTCTACAGCAAATGCCTAGACCTCCCTCACCTCTCCTCTTATCTCCATTGGACTTACAACACAACCAATACATCTCTCTCCATAGCCTTCATAGCTCAGCCTGCAGGCACCAACGGTTGGGTCTGTTGGGCCATAAACCCAAATGGGACTGGCATGGTTGGTTCTCAGGCCCTCATAGCCTTCAAATCCAGTGGTGCTATGACTGTTAAAACCTATGACATAACCGCTATTGGTCCTATCACTGAGTCCAAGATTTCCTTTGAGGTTTGGGACCTAAGTGCTGAGGAATCAGGAGGAACTATTACGCTTTTTGCTAAGTTGAAGCTCTCTGGTAAATCTGACATTGTTAACCAGGTTTGGCAGGTGGGGCCATCTGTTACAGGTGGTGTACCAGATTCACATGCGATGGGTGCAGACAATAAGGCTTCTTTTTCCAATCTCAATTTGACTGCTGGCCAGACTTCCTCTACTGGTGGACTGGATTCAAGGACCAAGAATAGAAAT ATTCATGGTGTACTGAATGTTGTGAGTTGGGGCATTCTGTTTCCTGTTGGAGCTATCATTGCAAGGTACCTGAGGACTTTTGAGTCTGCGGATCCCGCATGGTTCTATCTTCATGCTTTTTGTCAAGTATCTGCTTATGCCATTGGGGTGGCTGGCTGGGCAACTGGTCTTAAGCTTGGAGGTCAGTCACAAGGAATCATATACACGCATCATCGTAACATCGGAATTGCATTGTTTTGTCTTGCCACTGTGCAG ATTTTTGCATTGTTCTTAAGACCAAAGAAAGATCACAAGTACCGCTTTTATTGGAATATCTACCACCATGGTATTGGATATACCATTATTATTCTTGGCATCGTCAATTTGTTCAAGGGTTATGACATTTTGCAGCCtgaaaagaaatggaaatcTGCTTACATTATTGTGCTCATTGTGTTGGGTGCGATTTCCTTGTTGTTGGAAGCAATTACTTGGGTTGTAGTTTTGAGGAGGAAATCCAGCAAGTCCACCAAGCCCCATGACGGATACAACAATGGAGAAGACAGGCAATAG